TGATTTTTCTAAATAAATGATTTAGGGAAGAAAAGTGTTTTTAATACAGTAGTCTCTTAAAAGAAGGGATTATTATTTTCTCCTAGTAGGAACTCATTTGACTTTTTCTTGTTGTCGAATATACTTTTTTCTTTTTACGATTCTATTCCGGCCCTTTTGGGTTGCCTTTTAGGGGGTAAAAATTCGTTTTTACAGTTTGCGATGTCGAAAGCAGGGTTATGGCTAAGAAAGAAGATACTATAGTTCTAGAGGGACAGGTTAAAGAATTGCTCCCGAACATGAGTTTTCGAGTGGTCCTGGAAAACGGGATGCCCGTTACGGCCCATTTGTGCGGGAAAATGCGTATGAGTAATATCAGGCTCTTGGTTGGGGATCGTGTGACTGTGGAGATGTCAGCTTATGACCTAACCAAAGCAAGGGTCGTCTATAGACATCGCTAGAGGTTTTCTGTTGATGTTTTAAAATTGGTTACATAGACTAGGCTATCTTCTATGACGCTTCGGTCTTGAACGAGCCCAGATAGCTCAGTGGTAGAGCACTTGCATGGTAAGCAAGCGGTCGTAGGTTCAATTCCTATTCTGGGCATTTGTAGGAACAGGTAGAATAAATTAATATATAAAGAGGATTCTGAAAGATGTCGAAAGAAACTTTCGAGCGAAAAAAGCCCCACGTAAACATTGGAACAATTGGGCACGTTGACCACGGTAAAACTACTTTGACAGCGGCTATTACGAAGGCATTGGCTGGTGATGGGTTGGCTGATTTTCGCGATTATAACTCGATCGACAATACTCCAGAAGAGAAGGCTCGTGGAATTACCATCACAGCTTCTCACGTGGAATATGAAACACCTAACAGGCACTATGCGCACGTTGACTGTCCGGGGCACGCTGACTATGTAAAGAATATGATTACGGGAGCGGCTCAGATGGATGGGGCCATTTTGGTGGTTTCTGCTACAGATGGTGCTATGCCTCAGACTAAAGAACATATTCTATTGGCAAGGCAAGTTGGAGTTCCATATATTGTTGTTTTCTTGAACAAGATTGACATGATTTCTGGCGAGGACAGTGAGTTGGTCGATTTGGTTGAGATGGAGCTTTCCGAGCTTTTGGAGGAAAGGGGTTATAAAGGTTGTCCTATAATTAGAGGTTCTGCTCTCAAGGCTTTAGAGGGAGATGCTCAATATGTAGAAAAAATTCGGGAGCTAATGCAGGCTGTTGATGATAACATTCCAACCCCCCAAAGGGAGATTGATAAGCCTTTCTTAATGCCTATCGAAGACGTTTTCTCTATTTCCGGTCGAGGAACTGTAGTAACGGGGCGTATTGAAAGAGGGGTAGTTAAAGTTTCTGACAAGGTTCAGCTTGTAGGTCTTGGAGAGACTAAAGACACTATCGTTACTGGGGTTGAGATGTTCCGAAAAGAGCTTCCAGAGGGGCACGCTGGAGAGAATGTAGGTTTGCTTCTCAGAGGTATTGGAAAGAATGAGGTTGAGCGCGGAATGGTTGTGTGTGTGCCTGGGAGCGTTAAACCTCACACGAAGTTTCAGGCTGCGGTCTATGTTTTGAAGAAAGAAGAGGGCGGAAGGCATAAACCTTTCTTCAGTGGTTATAGGCCTCAGTTCTTCTTTAGGACAACGGACGTTACGGGTGTAGTTACTTTGCCTGAGAATGTAGAGATGGTTATGCCTGGAGACAATGTTGAGATTAAAGTGGAGCTGATTTGTCCTGTGGCTCTCGAAGAAGGAATGAGATTTGCTATTCGGGAAGGCGGTAGGACGATTGGAGCTGGAACAATTTCAAAGATTGTTGAGTAGGTTCTTGCAATAGCAGTGAGCGCAGGGATTCTGCGCTCTCTGGGTGTGTAGCTTAGCTGGTAGAGCAGTGGCCTCCAAAGCCGCCGGTCGGGGGTTCGATTCCCTTCGCAC
This sequence is a window from Chlamydiifrater volucris. Protein-coding genes within it:
- the infA gene encoding translation initiation factor IF-1: MAKKEDTIVLEGQVKELLPNMSFRVVLENGMPVTAHLCGKMRMSNIRLLVGDRVTVEMSAYDLTKARVVYRHR
- the tuf gene encoding elongation factor Tu; its protein translation is MSKETFERKKPHVNIGTIGHVDHGKTTLTAAITKALAGDGLADFRDYNSIDNTPEEKARGITITASHVEYETPNRHYAHVDCPGHADYVKNMITGAAQMDGAILVVSATDGAMPQTKEHILLARQVGVPYIVVFLNKIDMISGEDSELVDLVEMELSELLEERGYKGCPIIRGSALKALEGDAQYVEKIRELMQAVDDNIPTPQREIDKPFLMPIEDVFSISGRGTVVTGRIERGVVKVSDKVQLVGLGETKDTIVTGVEMFRKELPEGHAGENVGLLLRGIGKNEVERGMVVCVPGSVKPHTKFQAAVYVLKKEEGGRHKPFFSGYRPQFFFRTTDVTGVVTLPENVEMVMPGDNVEIKVELICPVALEEGMRFAIREGGRTIGAGTISKIVE